The Nocardioides humi genome includes a region encoding these proteins:
- a CDS encoding WS/DGAT/MGAT family O-acyltransferase, producing MVSVPGFRPIDPTSAAFLLAENRNMPMHVGGLQLFEPPADAGPDYVREMFESMRDTERIAPLFLKHPYRAVKTGGTLVWREDEQFDIEHHVRHSALPQPGRVRELLELVGRLHSTRLAWERPLWETHVIEGLADGRVAMYTKLHHALVDGISAMRLMASVLSSDADRRSMPAPFAEGAARRRRPEPDPAETLPAAAMDAATTAARTLADLPGDAVRTALSISADAAGMPLALVKTLRKGLRNETSAVSLAAPRTIFNQSITGARRFAAQDWPVERIRGVGKATGTTINDVVLAMCSGAMRTYLTELDALPEQSMVSMVPVGLKAKQAGTASADGGNAIGSVMVRLATDKADPADRLRTIAASMKDGKEALSSMTPAQIVAMSAIGMAPSIVVPMLRMQGIVRPPYNLIISNVPGPRVPHYWNGAQLVGNYPVSIPINGMALNITCTSYAGNMGFGLTGCRRTVPHLQRLLTFLDDELAALEKAAGVS from the coding sequence CGTGCCCGGCTTCCGTCCGATCGACCCGACCTCGGCGGCGTTCCTGCTCGCCGAGAACCGCAACATGCCGATGCACGTCGGCGGCCTCCAGCTCTTCGAGCCGCCGGCCGACGCGGGTCCCGACTACGTCCGCGAGATGTTCGAGTCGATGCGCGACACGGAGCGGATCGCGCCGCTGTTCCTCAAGCATCCCTACCGCGCGGTGAAGACCGGCGGCACCCTCGTCTGGCGCGAGGACGAGCAGTTCGACATCGAGCACCACGTGCGCCACAGCGCGCTCCCCCAGCCCGGCCGGGTCCGCGAGCTGCTCGAGCTCGTCGGGCGGCTGCACTCCACCCGGCTCGCCTGGGAGCGCCCCCTGTGGGAGACCCACGTCATCGAGGGGCTCGCCGACGGCCGGGTCGCGATGTACACCAAGCTCCACCACGCCCTCGTCGACGGCATCTCCGCGATGCGGCTGATGGCCAGCGTGCTGTCGTCCGACGCCGACCGCCGCAGCATGCCCGCGCCCTTCGCCGAGGGCGCCGCCCGCCGGCGCAGGCCGGAGCCCGACCCCGCGGAGACGCTGCCGGCCGCCGCGATGGACGCCGCGACGACGGCCGCCCGCACCCTCGCCGACCTGCCGGGGGACGCCGTACGCACCGCCCTCAGCATCAGCGCCGACGCCGCCGGGATGCCCCTCGCGCTGGTGAAGACGCTGCGCAAGGGCCTGCGCAACGAGACGTCCGCGGTGTCGCTCGCCGCGCCCCGCACGATCTTCAACCAGTCGATCACCGGCGCCCGGCGGTTCGCCGCGCAGGACTGGCCGGTCGAGCGGATCCGAGGTGTCGGCAAGGCCACCGGTACGACGATCAACGACGTCGTCCTCGCCATGTGCAGCGGCGCGATGCGGACCTATCTCACCGAGCTCGACGCGCTGCCCGAGCAGTCGATGGTCTCGATGGTCCCGGTCGGCCTCAAGGCCAAGCAGGCCGGGACGGCGTCCGCCGACGGCGGCAACGCGATCGGCTCGGTGATGGTGCGCCTCGCGACCGACAAGGCCGACCCGGCCGACCGGCTGCGCACGATCGCAGCGTCGATGAAGGACGGCAAGGAGGCGCTGTCGTCGATGACGCCGGCGCAGATCGTGGCGATGAGCGCGATCGGCATGGCGCCGTCGATCGTGGTGCCGATGCTGAGGATGCAGGGGATCGTCCGGCCGCCGTACAACCTGATCATCAGCAACGTCCCCGGCCCGCGGGTGCCGCACTACTGGAACGGCGCGCAGCTCGTCGGCAACTACCCCGTCTCCATCCCGATCAACGGCATGGCGCTCAACATCACCTGCACGTCGTACGCCGGCAACATGGGCTTCGGCCTCACCGGCTGCCGCCGCACCGTCCCCCACCTGCAGCGTCTACTCACCTTCCTCGACGACGAGCTCGCCGCGCTGGAGAAGGCCGCCGGCGTCAGCTGA
- a CDS encoding site-specific DNA-methyltransferase, with product MTTEPAWNTFVEGDNLDVLAAVLEGIPDAVPTEYDLIYLDPPYNTGNDFAYHDDFKGRRGAGAAGRHAAWAAYLRPRLEAGRRVLADTGALFVSIDDHEVAHLRLLLDEVYGEANFLAQVVVNLNPKGRQLGKGFATSHEYLLVYAKDAARCVLDASSPHTVVAADFPLEAADGRRYRRLPLRNTNKRFNPLSSPTLHYPLWGDPETGRVAAEPFEGAVEVKPVFGDGTPAVWRWSRPRVEGRPDDLECRVVRGTRGDRVDVYQRDWRHPAGGRRKKLRTIWLAEEVGSTDTAVAELKDLVGHVFESPKPTGLLLRVLGTMPDDARVLDYFAGSGTTGHAVALANAADGGRRTCLSVNSAEPTRVGSNAERAGYATVSAVTRARLRAVAERIGGGFVEIS from the coding sequence GTGACCACGGAGCCGGCCTGGAACACCTTCGTCGAGGGGGACAACCTCGACGTGCTCGCCGCCGTGCTCGAAGGCATACCCGACGCTGTGCCGACGGAGTACGACCTGATCTACCTCGACCCGCCCTACAACACCGGCAACGACTTCGCCTACCACGACGACTTCAAGGGACGGCGGGGCGCGGGCGCGGCGGGCCGGCACGCCGCGTGGGCGGCGTACCTGCGGCCGCGGCTGGAGGCGGGGCGCCGCGTGCTCGCCGACACCGGCGCGCTCTTCGTCAGCATCGACGACCACGAGGTGGCGCACCTGCGGCTGCTCCTCGACGAGGTGTACGGCGAGGCGAACTTCCTCGCGCAGGTCGTGGTCAACCTCAACCCCAAGGGGCGGCAGCTGGGGAAGGGCTTCGCGACGTCGCACGAGTACCTCCTCGTCTACGCGAAGGACGCCGCACGGTGCGTGCTCGACGCGTCCTCCCCGCACACCGTGGTGGCGGCCGACTTCCCGCTCGAGGCGGCGGACGGCCGGCGCTACCGGCGGCTGCCGCTGCGCAACACCAACAAGAGGTTCAACCCGCTCTCCTCGCCGACCCTGCACTACCCGCTCTGGGGGGACCCGGAGACCGGCAGGGTGGCGGCCGAGCCGTTCGAGGGCGCGGTGGAGGTCAAGCCGGTCTTCGGGGACGGTACGCCGGCGGTGTGGCGCTGGTCCCGCCCACGGGTCGAGGGGCGGCCCGACGACCTCGAGTGCCGGGTGGTGCGCGGCACGCGAGGCGATCGGGTCGACGTCTACCAGCGCGACTGGCGCCACCCGGCCGGCGGGCGGCGCAAGAAGCTGCGCACCATCTGGCTCGCCGAGGAGGTCGGCTCCACCGACACCGCGGTCGCCGAGCTCAAGGACCTCGTCGGCCACGTCTTCGAGTCGCCGAAGCCGACCGGCCTGCTGCTGCGGGTGCTCGGCACGATGCCCGACGACGCGCGGGTGCTCGACTACTTCGCCGGGAGCGGCACCACCGGCCATGCCGTCGCGCTCGCCAACGCCGCCGACGGCGGGCGGCGCACCTGTCTCTCGGTGAACTCCGCCGAGCCGACCCGGGTCGGCTCCAACGCCGAGCGCGCCGGCTACGCGACGGTCTCCGCGGTCACCCGCGCCCGGCTGCGGGCCGTCGCCGAGCGCATCGGCGGCGGCTTCGTGGAGATCAGCTGA
- a CDS encoding mismatch-specific DNA-glycosylase, with protein sequence MSRRTFTRAELESFRDAEVPDLLPNAPGQELRLLFVGINPGLWTAATQTHFAHPGNRFYPALLLGGVITEPIDPADGMSDADRDRLRERGIGISNVVHRATAKASELSDEELRAGGVRLTELVARERPKVVAIAGITAYRTAFGLPKARPGRQPETLDDLWSGAELWVVPNPSGLNAHETVASLAAAYREVAVAAGII encoded by the coding sequence GTGTCCCGCCGTACCTTCACCCGAGCCGAGCTGGAGTCCTTCCGCGATGCCGAGGTCCCCGACCTGCTCCCGAACGCGCCCGGCCAGGAGCTGAGGCTGCTCTTCGTCGGCATCAACCCCGGCCTGTGGACCGCGGCGACCCAGACCCACTTCGCGCACCCGGGCAACCGCTTCTACCCCGCCCTGCTGCTCGGCGGCGTGATCACCGAGCCGATCGACCCGGCCGACGGCATGTCCGACGCCGACCGGGACCGCCTCCGCGAGCGCGGCATCGGGATCAGCAATGTCGTGCACCGCGCGACCGCGAAGGCCTCCGAGCTGAGCGACGAGGAGCTCAGGGCGGGCGGGGTCCGGCTCACCGAGCTCGTCGCCCGGGAGCGCCCCAAGGTCGTCGCGATCGCGGGCATCACGGCGTACCGCACCGCCTTCGGCCTGCCCAAGGCCCGGCCCGGCCGCCAGCCGGAGACCCTCGACGACCTGTGGTCCGGCGCCGAGCTGTGGGTGGTCCCGAACCCGAGCGGGCTCAACGCCCACGAGACGGTCGCCTCCCTCGCCGCGGCCTACCGCGAGGTCGCCGTCGCGGCCGGCATCATCTGA
- a CDS encoding class I SAM-dependent methyltransferase: protein MTDGPGTRRQRFFARWYPDMMQRSEDAGQAAIRARHLARATGRVLDLGTGNGFSVPHYTAAVTELAMVEPNPVLRRQLQRRTADIRARAWQVVDGDAYALPFADASFDTVTASLVFCSLDRPEAALAELARVVRPGGTFLFHEHVRGTGLLRVLHEVATPLQSRVADGCHLNRDFLGLLDRSPFAVAEVEHLRMPGPPARVTPMVVGSAIR, encoded by the coding sequence ATGACCGACGGCCCGGGAACCCGCCGCCAGCGGTTCTTCGCCCGCTGGTATCCCGACATGATGCAGCGCTCCGAGGACGCCGGGCAGGCGGCGATCCGGGCCCGGCATCTCGCGCGGGCGACCGGCCGGGTGCTGGACCTCGGGACGGGCAACGGGTTCTCGGTGCCGCACTACACGGCGGCGGTGACCGAGCTGGCGATGGTGGAGCCCAATCCGGTGCTGCGGCGTCAGCTCCAGCGTCGTACCGCCGACATCCGGGCGCGGGCCTGGCAGGTCGTCGACGGCGATGCCTACGCGCTGCCGTTCGCGGACGCGTCCTTCGACACGGTGACGGCGTCGCTGGTCTTCTGCTCCCTCGACCGCCCGGAGGCCGCGCTCGCCGAGCTGGCGCGGGTGGTCCGGCCGGGCGGGACCTTCCTGTTCCACGAGCACGTCCGCGGGACGGGGCTGCTCCGGGTGCTGCACGAGGTCGCGACGCCGCTGCAGTCCCGGGTCGCGGACGGGTGCCACCTCAACCGCGACTTCCTCGGCCTGCTCGACCGCTCGCCGTTCGCGGTCGCCGAGGTCGAGCACCTGCGGATGCCGGGGCCGCCGGCCAGGGTGACCCCGATGGTCGTGGGGTCCGCGATCAGATGA
- a CDS encoding HAD family hydrolase — translation MNLPVVLLVLLPMLAGLLLPLPAWLTVRRARQEGVEFRGIAALRGAGAIDTVLLDRWGTVTTGELVVSDIDPIEEGNERNLRWFAAALEHASADHPVARAIARLAGTGKVTSVEICPGQGISGAVDRHPVRVGTPSWLGMEARGGLGETVGVEVDHRPFGYLTVTDQIRADAPLAVARLRSSGVEPILLCDGDALNAEHLARSCGIEKWLLGNDAAQREQLVREQRGAGHTIAVVARAAGNTAALAAADVAFTDADTGSAPAHARMPDLDAQRVARVLELARRLPVMVLRTRIAGLLLAAVGALLAALGLLSLTAAVAWAVLGLVVVGLVTPLSLGRRR, via the coding sequence GTGAACCTGCCCGTCGTGCTCCTCGTCCTCCTCCCGATGCTCGCCGGGCTCCTGTTGCCTCTCCCCGCATGGCTGACTGTGCGCCGGGCGCGGCAGGAAGGAGTGGAGTTCCGGGGCATCGCCGCGCTCCGCGGGGCCGGGGCGATCGACACGGTGCTGCTCGACAGATGGGGCACGGTCACCACCGGCGAGCTCGTGGTCAGCGACATCGATCCCATCGAGGAAGGCAACGAGCGCAACCTGCGCTGGTTCGCCGCTGCGCTCGAGCACGCCTCTGCCGACCATCCGGTGGCGCGGGCGATCGCCCGCCTCGCCGGGACCGGAAAGGTCACCTCGGTCGAGATCTGTCCAGGTCAGGGGATCAGCGGCGCGGTGGACCGACATCCCGTCCGGGTGGGCACTCCCTCCTGGCTCGGTATGGAGGCGCGCGGCGGACTGGGGGAGACCGTCGGCGTCGAGGTCGACCACCGCCCCTTCGGCTACCTGACGGTGACCGATCAGATCCGTGCGGACGCCCCTCTGGCGGTGGCGCGCCTGCGGTCGTCGGGAGTGGAGCCGATCCTGCTCTGCGACGGCGATGCACTCAACGCCGAGCATCTGGCACGGTCCTGCGGGATCGAGAAGTGGCTTCTCGGGAATGACGCCGCGCAACGAGAGCAGCTGGTCCGGGAGCAGCGCGGTGCAGGACATACGATCGCGGTGGTCGCGAGAGCCGCGGGCAACACGGCAGCCCTCGCCGCGGCGGACGTCGCGTTCACCGACGCCGACACCGGCTCCGCCCCGGCGCACGCGCGCATGCCGGACCTGGACGCCCAGCGGGTCGCACGCGTGCTCGAGCTCGCGAGGCGGCTGCCCGTCATGGTCCTCCGTACGCGGATCGCGGGCCTCCTCCTCGCGGCCGTCGGAGCGCTGCTGGCCGCGCTCGGCCTGTTGAGCCTCACCGCCGCCGTCGCCTGGGCTGTGCTCGGGCTCGTCGTCGTCGGCCTCGTCACCCCGCTCTCGCTCGGTCGGCGCCGGTAG
- a CDS encoding helix-turn-helix domain-containing protein — protein sequence MAADDLFAKLGFREGGGGGDLSRLDSAVRVAAGIYWAEIRVEAAALGISPYALEDLRDALDAYAEHLLDQARRGHAAGSTVREQDTGLARRRLVDGLLAGADLADLQPYTEVASWSLPAQVVVIAVELPEEARLDLSDLPASVLCRTATGRAALVGAEADTEDAIAQVRAQVPAARFAVCWPVEPRDAPAAHRWTQRALGLASKGILPPEPVLECRSYRTEIWLHAEPVMRRQLAQELLQPLLEETANSREILSETLLVWLETRDSAPAIAARLGVHPQTIRYRWRRINQLFGDALHDPEYVVQLMLVLKASIALWAAGDQSDFERYSGRAQ from the coding sequence ATGGCCGCTGACGACCTCTTCGCCAAGTTGGGTTTCCGCGAGGGTGGCGGCGGGGGCGATCTCTCGCGCCTGGACAGCGCCGTGCGGGTGGCGGCCGGCATCTACTGGGCGGAGATTCGCGTGGAGGCGGCGGCGCTGGGGATCTCGCCGTACGCATTGGAGGATCTTCGCGACGCCCTCGACGCCTACGCCGAGCACCTCCTCGACCAAGCGCGGCGGGGTCATGCCGCCGGCAGCACCGTGCGCGAGCAGGACACCGGGCTCGCTCGTCGCCGCCTCGTCGACGGTCTGCTCGCCGGCGCCGACCTCGCGGACCTCCAGCCGTACACCGAAGTCGCGAGCTGGTCGCTCCCGGCGCAGGTCGTGGTGATCGCCGTCGAGCTGCCCGAGGAGGCGCGTCTCGACCTGAGCGATCTGCCGGCTTCCGTGCTGTGTCGGACCGCGACCGGTCGAGCCGCCCTGGTCGGCGCCGAGGCCGACACCGAGGACGCGATCGCCCAGGTCCGGGCCCAGGTGCCCGCCGCGCGCTTTGCGGTCTGCTGGCCGGTCGAGCCGCGGGACGCTCCTGCCGCGCATCGCTGGACCCAGCGTGCGCTGGGGCTGGCGAGCAAAGGCATCCTGCCCCCGGAGCCGGTCCTCGAGTGCCGCTCCTACCGCACCGAGATCTGGCTCCACGCCGAGCCCGTCATGCGCCGGCAGCTGGCTCAGGAGCTCCTCCAGCCGTTGCTGGAGGAGACCGCCAACTCCCGCGAGATCCTCTCGGAGACGTTGCTGGTCTGGCTGGAGACCCGGGACAGTGCCCCCGCGATCGCCGCACGGCTCGGCGTGCACCCCCAGACGATCCGCTATCGGTGGCGCCGGATCAACCAGCTCTTCGGCGACGCACTGCACGATCCGGAGTATGTCGTCCAGCTGATGCTCGTGCTCAAGGCGAGCATCGCGCTCTGGGCCGCGGGTGATCAGAGTGACTTCGAGCGCTACTCGGGACGCGCTCAGTGA
- a CDS encoding helix-turn-helix transcriptional regulator encodes MMSHVPDRHPDLSWDAFVRELGVNLARARVRSGLSQERLAERAGITSNTCGLYEKGQSKPGTPANMSLRNAMALSQALGMPLAALLPDWNPDLTGSAGVTAGATP; translated from the coding sequence ATGATGAGCCACGTGCCCGACCGTCATCCCGATCTCTCCTGGGACGCCTTCGTTCGCGAGCTCGGAGTCAATCTCGCTCGCGCGCGGGTGCGGTCGGGGCTGAGCCAGGAGCGCCTCGCCGAGCGCGCCGGCATCACATCCAACACCTGCGGTCTGTACGAGAAGGGCCAGTCGAAGCCGGGCACTCCGGCCAACATGAGCCTGCGCAACGCGATGGCGCTCAGCCAGGCGCTGGGCATGCCTCTCGCGGCTTTGCTTCCGGATTGGAACCCCGATCTCACCGGTTCTGCGGGGGTCACAGCGGGTGCAACCCCGTGA
- a CDS encoding nuclear transport factor 2 family protein codes for MTEPGESSTIVVTVVSDDPLPRRARWRRLLGRWTWVVLAVSVIAVVAAYLSWKDADADVDLARAQLRDLAVIEGTAAVETMNSMDYRDVEAGLEAWRSVTTGVLHDQLMAVAADERQLLADQGKIATARVVEAALTDLSDRTATLIAAVEVTVADKEPDQEPTVKRNRYSAELVLVDGGWKLEDLAPVPVTIS; via the coding sequence ATGACCGAGCCCGGCGAGAGCTCGACGATCGTCGTCACGGTCGTGTCGGACGACCCTCTTCCCCGGCGGGCCCGCTGGCGGCGCCTGCTCGGGCGCTGGACGTGGGTCGTGCTCGCCGTCAGTGTCATCGCCGTGGTGGCGGCGTACCTGTCCTGGAAGGACGCCGACGCCGACGTCGATCTGGCGAGGGCCCAGCTGCGGGATCTCGCGGTCATCGAGGGCACGGCCGCCGTGGAGACCATGAACTCGATGGACTATCGCGACGTGGAGGCCGGCCTGGAGGCATGGCGCTCGGTGACGACGGGCGTGTTGCACGACCAGCTGATGGCCGTCGCCGCGGACGAGCGCCAGCTGCTGGCGGACCAGGGCAAGATCGCCACGGCCCGCGTCGTCGAGGCCGCGCTCACCGATCTCAGCGATCGCACGGCGACCCTGATCGCGGCGGTGGAGGTGACTGTCGCCGACAAGGAGCCCGACCAGGAGCCGACCGTCAAACGGAACCGGTACAGCGCCGAGCTCGTGCTCGTCGACGGCGGCTGGAAGCTCGAGGACCTGGCTCCCGTGCCGGTGACGATCTCATGA
- a CDS encoding MCE family protein — MLNLTAKAKLITFMVLAMVTTTFLAAQYVGLDRYVGGYRVTVDLPEAGGLFDNSEVTYRGVPVGRVESLDATRGGARAVVRIKPGAPDMPAGVEARVVNRSAIGEQYLDLRGGKLDGERLGEGDRIAVRASGLPPSLDGLLRSSRDFVASVPSDALTTVIDETYDLTRGNGTHLARLVETSAEFARTADKNFLVSASLIRSSGTVLATQEAAADSFQSFSKDMSLLAHALADQDDAWRELIAQTPEAARELGLLFDGVGQPLGTLMSNMVSTAQIFGTNAAGVKETLIKLPEGISITYAVMTSKGLRMGVTPTFFSPMPCVTGYGATPLRTGLDTSPGQPFNTGAGCTLSPSSGVNVRGPGAVSKGGRR; from the coding sequence ATGCTCAACCTCACGGCCAAGGCGAAGCTGATCACATTCATGGTGCTCGCGATGGTGACCACCACCTTCCTCGCCGCCCAGTACGTCGGCCTGGATCGCTACGTCGGCGGCTACCGGGTCACCGTCGACCTGCCCGAGGCGGGCGGTCTGTTCGACAACAGCGAGGTCACCTACCGCGGCGTCCCGGTCGGCCGGGTGGAGAGCCTGGACGCCACGCGCGGCGGCGCTCGGGCCGTCGTACGGATCAAGCCCGGGGCACCGGACATGCCGGCCGGGGTGGAGGCGCGGGTCGTGAACCGCTCCGCCATCGGCGAGCAGTACCTCGACCTGCGCGGCGGGAAGCTCGACGGTGAGCGCCTCGGTGAGGGCGACCGGATCGCCGTACGAGCATCCGGACTGCCCCCATCGCTCGACGGCCTCCTGCGCAGTAGCCGCGACTTCGTCGCGTCCGTGCCCTCCGACGCGCTGACCACCGTGATCGACGAGACCTACGACCTCACCCGTGGCAACGGGACGCACCTGGCCCGGCTCGTCGAGACGTCCGCGGAGTTCGCCCGGACGGCGGACAAGAACTTCCTGGTCTCGGCCAGTCTCATCCGCAGCTCCGGTACCGTCCTGGCCACCCAGGAGGCAGCAGCCGACAGCTTCCAGAGCTTCAGCAAGGACATGTCGCTGCTCGCCCACGCCCTGGCCGACCAGGACGACGCGTGGCGCGAGCTGATCGCGCAGACTCCGGAGGCCGCACGTGAGCTCGGGCTGCTCTTCGATGGCGTCGGGCAGCCGCTGGGCACGTTGATGAGCAACATGGTCTCCACCGCCCAGATCTTCGGGACCAACGCCGCCGGAGTGAAGGAGACGCTGATCAAGCTCCCCGAGGGGATCAGCATCACCTACGCCGTGATGACGTCGAAGGGCCTGCGGATGGGGGTCACGCCGACGTTCTTCAGCCCGATGCCCTGCGTGACGGGCTACGGTGCGACGCCGCTGAGAACCGGGCTGGACACCAGCCCCGGCCAGCCGTTCAACACCGGCGCCGGCTGCACCCTCTCGCCTTCGTCGGGCGTCAACGTCCGAGGGCCGGGCGCCGTGTCGAAGGGAGGAAGGCGATGA
- a CDS encoding MCE family protein, producing MKARRALRRRAALVGFLAFVLSGCGLGGGIYDLPLPGGADVGSDPMTITVDFADVVDLVPQSSVKVSNIAVGRVSRIELNPDGLSARVTLVVRNDLDLPANTGARLQQSSLLGEKYVALVRPGSTDATGELRSGAHIGLAATSQVAEVEQVLGAVSTVLNGGAVGRFQEISRELQKVADGRPEQIRDFLRTTRAFVEGLDARKDAIASALDSLSDLSATLDADKDKIATALEGLSPGMQVLVDQRTQLVAMLSSLNKLSKVTMRTLNASQEDMIEDFKLLEPILENLAAAGDALPESLQILLTYPFPDAVLGAIKGDYLNVFVTTNYSSLPPGCAAIGCPWAQPGFDLTGVSSARSPVIPRMSPATTPDPTESPSSETPTPSASSTPSPTLLPPTDSPLPGIPSPTVQVPKPSDTESPPVPSGSPSATATATED from the coding sequence ATGAAGGCCCGGCGAGCGCTCCGTCGCCGAGCGGCCCTGGTCGGATTCCTCGCGTTCGTGCTGTCGGGATGCGGTCTGGGGGGCGGCATCTACGACCTGCCGCTGCCCGGCGGCGCCGACGTCGGCAGCGACCCGATGACCATCACCGTGGACTTCGCCGATGTGGTCGACCTGGTGCCCCAGAGCAGCGTCAAGGTCTCCAACATCGCTGTCGGCAGGGTCTCGAGGATCGAGCTCAACCCCGACGGGCTCAGCGCACGGGTCACTCTCGTGGTTCGCAACGACCTGGACCTCCCCGCCAACACCGGCGCTCGGCTCCAGCAGTCGTCGCTGCTCGGGGAGAAGTACGTCGCGCTGGTACGACCCGGATCGACGGATGCCACCGGCGAGCTGCGCAGTGGGGCCCACATCGGCCTCGCCGCGACCAGCCAGGTGGCCGAGGTCGAGCAGGTCCTCGGCGCCGTCTCGACGGTGCTCAACGGCGGCGCGGTCGGGAGGTTCCAGGAGATCTCCCGTGAGCTGCAGAAGGTCGCCGACGGCCGGCCCGAGCAGATCCGTGACTTCCTGCGGACCACACGGGCCTTCGTGGAGGGACTCGACGCGCGCAAGGACGCGATCGCCTCGGCCCTCGACTCGCTCAGCGACCTGTCCGCGACGCTCGATGCGGACAAGGACAAGATCGCGACGGCGTTGGAGGGGCTCAGCCCCGGGATGCAGGTCCTGGTCGACCAGCGCACCCAGCTCGTCGCCATGCTCAGCTCCCTGAACAAGCTCAGCAAGGTCACCATGCGGACCCTGAACGCCTCGCAGGAGGACATGATCGAGGACTTCAAGCTGCTCGAACCGATCCTCGAGAACCTTGCGGCCGCGGGCGACGCGTTGCCGGAGTCGCTGCAGATCCTGCTCACCTATCCGTTCCCCGACGCCGTCCTGGGGGCCATCAAGGGCGACTACCTCAACGTGTTCGTGACCACGAACTACAGCTCGCTGCCGCCGGGGTGCGCCGCGATCGGGTGCCCGTGGGCACAACCGGGCTTCGATCTCACCGGCGTCTCGTCGGCGAGGTCACCGGTCATCCCGCGGATGTCGCCCGCCACGACGCCGGATCCCACGGAGTCACCGTCGTCCGAGACGCCGACCCCGTCGGCCTCGTCGACACCCTCGCCGACCCTGTTGCCGCCGACCGACTCACCGCTGCCGGGGATCCCGTCGCCGACCGTTCAAGTGCCGAAGCCCAGCGACACGGAGAGTCCGCCCGTTCCGTCCGGCTCTCCGTCGGCCACCGCTACCGCTACGGAGGACTGA
- a CDS encoding MCE family protein has translation MSSLPQRRLAIVLAVLLVVSGAIGLRAMLRPEPVRFSAMFESTVGLYPGSDVQVLGVPVGRVTKVQPAGESVRVSMELDPGREVAADTAAVIIAPTLVSDRFVQLTAPWAEGEGIAKLRSGTVLDLDRTAVPVEIDDLYEGLTSVSDALGPDGANRDGALSDLLDVAAANLDGQGEGLNTMFREFGEASATLSGLDDDFFATIRNFEKLNAMLLANDSAVSRVNEQFADVAGFLADDREDMGRAAKNLGEAMAILDDFIRDNRAHLKKSVDNLVPTTKTLRKQRDSLEEMVRLAPLLMQNLLRLYDPDNNVLVGRGNLNEATVWSDTLTARTSEKAPPTLLEGAVRSGR, from the coding sequence ATGAGCTCCTTGCCCCAGCGCCGACTCGCGATCGTCCTGGCGGTCCTCCTGGTGGTCAGCGGCGCCATCGGGCTCCGCGCGATGCTGCGTCCGGAGCCGGTGCGCTTCAGCGCGATGTTCGAGTCCACGGTCGGCCTGTACCCCGGCTCGGACGTCCAGGTGCTCGGCGTCCCGGTGGGTCGTGTCACCAAGGTGCAGCCGGCCGGTGAGAGCGTCCGGGTCTCCATGGAGCTCGATCCGGGGCGGGAGGTGGCGGCCGACACCGCGGCGGTCATCATCGCCCCCACCCTGGTCAGCGACCGATTCGTCCAACTCACCGCACCCTGGGCCGAGGGGGAGGGGATCGCCAAGCTCCGGTCGGGCACGGTCCTCGACCTCGACCGGACCGCGGTCCCGGTCGAGATCGACGACCTCTACGAGGGTCTCACGAGCGTGTCCGATGCACTCGGTCCCGACGGCGCCAACCGCGACGGCGCGCTCAGCGACCTGCTCGACGTCGCCGCGGCCAACCTCGACGGTCAGGGTGAGGGACTCAACACGATGTTCCGAGAGTTCGGCGAGGCCAGCGCCACCCTGTCCGGCCTCGACGACGACTTCTTCGCCACGATCCGCAACTTCGAGAAGCTCAACGCCATGCTGTTGGCCAACGACTCCGCCGTCTCCCGGGTCAACGAGCAGTTCGCCGACGTGGCCGGCTTCTTGGCCGACGACCGCGAGGACATGGGCCGGGCGGCGAAGAACCTGGGTGAGGCGATGGCGATCCTCGACGACTTCATCCGCGACAACCGCGCTCACCTGAAGAAGAGCGTGGACAACCTGGTTCCCACCACCAAGACGCTACGCAAGCAGCGTGACTCGCTGGAGGAGATGGTGCGTCTGGCGCCGTTGCTCATGCAGAACCTGCTGCGCCTCTACGACCCGGACAACAACGTCCTGGTCGGGCGCGGCAATCTCAACGAGGCCACCGTGTGGAGCGACACGCTGACGGCACGAACCTCCGAGAAGGCGCCGCCGACCCTGCTCGAGGGCGCCGTAAGGAGCGGGCGATGA